Proteins co-encoded in one Nonlabens agnitus genomic window:
- a CDS encoding glycoside hydrolase family 88/105 protein: MDRTDFARLGLLFLLFTSIIACKPTDESSKSSATASKSAELTVPKDLKWSERMMLSEMERVPKASMLDFQEKPRWSYTNGLVLSACAKVYEQTGKEQYYDYIYAYADELIDSTGTIETYKLSNQNLDMIKSGDVLLYLYPKTKEERFLLAMQTLDDQMESQPKTSDGGYWHKKVYPYQMWLDGLYMAEPFHIRYAQEYIDDEAEVQQIYDDVVLQFDLIQKHSRDEETGLLYHGWDESKEQQWANKETGNSPHFWSRAMGWYGMAMVDVLDFLPEEHPGHARIVTYLNQFAEAITNVQHESGLWYQVIDQGDRDGNYLEASGSSMFTYTFAKAVSKGYLPEKYEDVAQKAYQGIINNLITVEENGLVNLNQVCGVAGLGGNPYRDGSYEYYVGEIIRPNDPKGTGPFILASLELNR; the protein is encoded by the coding sequence ATGGACCGTACTGATTTTGCCCGATTGGGCCTGTTATTCCTTTTGTTCACCTCTATAATTGCCTGCAAACCTACCGACGAGTCTTCTAAGAGCAGTGCCACAGCTAGCAAATCGGCAGAGCTGACCGTGCCTAAAGATCTCAAGTGGTCAGAGCGCATGATGCTTTCTGAAATGGAACGTGTGCCAAAGGCTTCCATGCTAGATTTTCAAGAAAAGCCGCGTTGGAGCTATACTAACGGTTTAGTTCTTAGCGCTTGCGCGAAAGTGTATGAGCAAACAGGCAAAGAACAATATTATGACTACATCTATGCCTATGCAGATGAACTCATTGACAGTACAGGTACCATCGAAACCTATAAGTTATCCAACCAGAACCTAGACATGATCAAGTCTGGTGATGTGTTGCTTTATCTATATCCTAAGACAAAAGAAGAACGTTTCCTGCTCGCGATGCAAACACTGGATGATCAAATGGAATCACAACCCAAAACATCTGACGGTGGTTACTGGCACAAAAAAGTATATCCATACCAGATGTGGCTGGACGGTCTATACATGGCAGAGCCTTTCCATATAAGATATGCACAAGAATATATAGATGATGAGGCTGAAGTACAGCAAATCTATGACGACGTGGTGCTGCAATTTGATCTTATTCAAAAGCATAGCCGTGATGAAGAAACCGGATTATTATATCATGGCTGGGACGAGAGCAAAGAACAACAATGGGCTAACAAGGAAACAGGCAACTCACCTCATTTCTGGTCCAGAGCCATGGGCTGGTATGGTATGGCGATGGTAGATGTATTGGACTTCTTGCCAGAAGAGCATCCAGGTCATGCAAGAATAGTCACTTACCTCAATCAGTTTGCAGAAGCGATTACAAACGTTCAACACGAGTCTGGCCTATGGTATCAAGTGATCGATCAAGGCGACCGCGATGGTAACTATCTGGAAGCTTCTGGATCCTCTATGTTTACCTACACATTTGCCAAAGCGGTAAGTAAAGGCTACTTACCTGAAAAATATGAGGACGTAGCCCAAAAGGCGTATCAAGGGATTATCAACAACCTCATCACAGTTGAAGAAAATGGACTAGTCAATCTCAATCAGGTTTGTGGTGTGGCCGGACTAGGTGGTAACCCGTATAGAGATGGTTCTTACGAGTACTATGTTGGAGAAATCATTAGGCCTAACGACCCTAAAGGTACTGGACCATTCATTTTGGCAAGTTTAGAATTGAATCGCTAA
- a CDS encoding DUF4861 family protein — protein MKKILLPAMIILITLSCKREQTEQQATNENQEAITASTSYAEISRKEGGYWEGREYMEGYFKNVDTLVVPAEHTDHSWFIRYEGPGWENNQIGYRLYLDWRNAIDIFGKKVDTLVLPYVGQDGFDSYHEEQPWGQDILKAGKSMGIGGYGRILNDTVAHFRNVSNTTAVIENLEGKSTIHIDYENWKTGNDSINLSTQLSILASDRFTKAVLKPSREIEGLCTGIVKFENVPLSKKEGAKWAYIATYGNQTLVSDDDKLGMALFYRLGQVEQQKEGVNDHLVIFKPTTQELTYYFLGAWEQEPNGIKNETDFFADLDQKLNTLENTNSL, from the coding sequence ATGAAAAAAATATTGCTACCAGCTATGATTATCTTGATTACGCTTTCGTGTAAACGAGAACAAACAGAGCAGCAGGCTACCAACGAAAACCAAGAAGCAATTACAGCAAGCACGTCCTATGCAGAGATTTCTAGAAAGGAAGGTGGCTACTGGGAAGGCCGCGAGTACATGGAAGGCTACTTCAAAAACGTAGATACGCTCGTGGTACCTGCAGAGCATACAGACCACTCGTGGTTCATACGTTATGAAGGTCCAGGATGGGAAAATAACCAGATAGGTTACAGGCTATATCTTGACTGGCGCAATGCGATTGACATATTTGGAAAAAAGGTAGACACGCTTGTGCTACCGTATGTAGGTCAGGATGGATTTGACTCCTATCATGAAGAGCAACCCTGGGGACAGGACATCTTGAAGGCTGGTAAATCCATGGGAATAGGTGGTTACGGTCGCATCTTAAATGACACCGTTGCGCATTTTAGAAACGTTTCCAATACTACTGCGGTAATAGAAAATCTTGAAGGAAAATCAACCATTCACATTGATTATGAAAATTGGAAAACTGGCAACGACAGTATCAATCTCAGCACCCAATTAAGCATCCTAGCCAGTGATAGGTTTACTAAGGCCGTTTTGAAACCTTCTCGAGAAATTGAAGGCCTGTGCACGGGAATCGTAAAATTTGAAAATGTGCCCTTATCAAAAAAAGAAGGTGCAAAGTGGGCTTACATTGCCACATACGGGAACCAGACCTTAGTGAGTGATGACGATAAATTGGGCATGGCTTTGTTTTATCGTTTGGGTCAGGTAGAACAGCAAAAAGAAGGAGTCAACGACCACCTTGTCATTTTCAAACCTACCACTCAGGAACTCACTTATTATTTTTTGGGTGCTTGGGAACAAGAGCCTAATGGAATCAAAAATGAAACAGACTTTTTTGCTGACCTAGACCAGAAATTAAATACTCTAGAAAACACAAACTCCCTATAA
- a CDS encoding glycoside hydrolase family 28 protein encodes MFKNQTSNLKIYLLTLLSFLTLLSCKTSITKDNTAVDNFAAADQIIEDIIIPTFPEATFNILDYGAVADGVTKNTVAIKLAIEECNAAGGGTVLIPSGKFLTGAIYLKSNVNLHLEDGAVVLFSTETKDFTPLVHTSYEGQELMNYSPLIYSYKEKNIAITGKGVFDGQANNANWWKWAGKEEYGYVEGEPKQGDDHNLPRLWAFSDKNKPVSERVFGEGHQLRPQFIQPFGCENVLIEGVTILNAPFWVIHPIKSNNVTVDGVTINSHGPNNDGCDPEYAKNVHITNCTFDTGDDCIAIKSGRNNDGRQVNIPSENIVVENCDMKDGHGGVVMGSEISAGVRNVYVRNCTMDSPELDRAIRIKTNTLRGGFVENVFVKDIKVGKVKEAMLRINAYYGTYANQEGDFIPSIKNIHLENITVEDGGKYGVLIKGRPENIVKNVTLKNITIKSADTDLSVENSEPLQFENVTINGKKY; translated from the coding sequence ATGTTTAAAAACCAAACTTCTAATCTCAAGATTTATTTGTTGACCCTGCTATCGTTCCTTACGCTTTTAAGCTGTAAGACATCAATTACTAAAGACAATACAGCCGTCGATAATTTTGCTGCTGCAGATCAAATCATTGAGGATATCATCATACCTACCTTTCCTGAGGCCACCTTTAATATTTTGGATTATGGAGCCGTAGCAGATGGCGTTACGAAAAACACAGTTGCCATTAAACTGGCAATAGAAGAGTGTAACGCTGCCGGTGGCGGTACTGTCCTAATACCTAGCGGAAAGTTCCTGACGGGCGCCATTTATTTAAAAAGCAATGTCAATCTACACCTAGAAGATGGAGCTGTCGTTTTATTTTCTACGGAAACAAAAGACTTCACTCCATTGGTTCATACATCTTATGAAGGCCAGGAATTGATGAATTACTCGCCACTCATCTATTCCTATAAAGAGAAAAATATTGCCATTACAGGCAAAGGCGTATTTGATGGACAAGCGAATAACGCGAACTGGTGGAAATGGGCCGGCAAAGAAGAATATGGATATGTAGAAGGAGAACCTAAACAAGGTGACGATCATAACCTACCACGATTATGGGCATTCTCTGATAAAAACAAACCTGTCAGTGAGCGTGTCTTTGGTGAAGGGCATCAATTACGTCCGCAATTTATTCAGCCATTTGGTTGTGAAAATGTACTTATTGAAGGTGTCACGATTTTAAATGCTCCATTCTGGGTAATTCACCCTATCAAATCTAACAATGTTACGGTTGATGGAGTAACCATTAATAGTCATGGACCCAACAATGATGGCTGTGATCCAGAGTATGCAAAAAATGTTCATATCACAAACTGTACGTTTGATACCGGTGATGACTGTATCGCAATAAAGTCTGGTAGGAATAACGATGGGCGTCAGGTCAATATTCCCAGTGAGAATATTGTCGTAGAAAACTGCGACATGAAGGATGGACATGGTGGTGTTGTGATGGGCAGTGAGATATCTGCTGGAGTTCGCAATGTATATGTGAGAAATTGTACCATGGACAGTCCAGAGCTGGATCGAGCCATACGTATCAAAACCAATACTCTTAGAGGTGGTTTTGTAGAAAACGTTTTTGTAAAAGATATTAAAGTAGGCAAGGTTAAGGAAGCCATGCTTAGAATCAATGCTTATTATGGCACTTATGCAAATCAAGAAGGTGACTTTATTCCTTCCATTAAAAACATCCATCTAGAAAACATAACGGTGGAAGATGGCGGTAAATATGGAGTGCTGATCAAAGGGCGACCAGAAAATATTGTCAAAAATGTGACGCTTAAAAACATCACCATCAAAAGTGCAGATACAGATCTTTCGGTAGAGAATTCTGAGCCACTTCAATTTGAGAATGTGACCATCAACGGTAAAAAATACTAA
- a CDS encoding DUF5123 domain-containing protein has translation MMNKTTKVFKIFLGALLFLLVTTNCTDDDELITELNVKREFAPVNVRAQIRTQTTVELTWNADENVNDYIVEVSEDPNFGTLTESREVTFNELPVRILLAAETLYYVRVKAVSSRGLEDSKYSTAVIAQTLTEQIFLPTQDGDIMANQALLRWVPNSTVTTIILNRESNNPITREITPQEVIEGTAIITGLTGETQYRATLLNGNNIRGIIDFTTEVDANSGNVVTPADDLFQKVADANPGDVLLLEAGDYTDQVGTITLDKSLTIRGLLSYDKPLLKVSISIVGGATDVNLIDLDLSGDIATDLTDTVRYTGAGAFNTLVLDGCNVHDYNRSFVAGNQTGAILQSLTVNNCIVTDVLTSGGDFIDFRNSDVLDTAVTNSTFNNCAPGRDFLRLDAAGDSNGTTNINVLLENCTLYGVSDTSDRILYVRFETNTITVRNNLFAQTSAYYSNQSRTDPNTLFDNNNYFNAEGFYDAGNTVFDATSTYFTLDPEFENVEEGNFSVSNQTLIDNNIGDPRWLR, from the coding sequence ATGATGAATAAAACCACAAAGGTCTTTAAAATCTTTTTAGGAGCACTATTGTTCCTTTTAGTGACCACCAATTGTACGGATGATGATGAATTAATCACAGAGCTAAACGTTAAAAGAGAATTTGCTCCTGTGAACGTTCGAGCTCAGATAAGAACTCAAACGACAGTAGAGCTAACCTGGAATGCGGACGAGAATGTAAATGACTACATTGTAGAGGTTAGTGAAGACCCTAATTTTGGTACGTTGACCGAATCTAGAGAAGTCACCTTTAACGAGCTTCCTGTTAGAATTCTACTAGCAGCAGAAACCCTTTATTATGTTAGAGTAAAAGCGGTGAGTTCTAGAGGGCTCGAGGATTCAAAATATTCGACGGCAGTTATCGCGCAAACCTTAACAGAGCAGATATTTTTACCTACCCAAGATGGAGACATCATGGCTAACCAAGCTTTATTGAGATGGGTTCCCAATAGTACCGTTACTACAATAATCCTGAACAGAGAAAGTAACAATCCTATTACTCGTGAAATCACACCACAAGAAGTGATTGAAGGGACAGCTATAATTACAGGTCTAACCGGAGAAACCCAATATAGAGCTACTCTTTTAAATGGAAATAACATTAGGGGAATTATAGACTTTACAACAGAGGTTGATGCCAATTCTGGAAACGTGGTAACTCCTGCTGATGATCTTTTTCAAAAAGTAGCTGATGCCAACCCTGGTGACGTTCTGCTTTTAGAAGCTGGCGATTACACAGATCAAGTAGGAACAATTACTCTGGACAAATCCCTGACCATTAGAGGTCTCCTAAGCTATGACAAACCGTTGCTCAAAGTAAGCATCTCTATTGTTGGAGGCGCAACTGATGTGAATTTAATCGACTTAGACCTATCTGGTGACATAGCCACAGATCTTACAGATACTGTACGATACACTGGCGCTGGTGCCTTTAATACATTGGTTCTTGATGGCTGTAATGTTCACGACTATAATAGGTCGTTTGTTGCAGGCAATCAAACTGGAGCGATCTTACAATCCCTTACCGTTAACAACTGTATAGTAACAGACGTTCTTACCTCAGGTGGAGACTTCATCGATTTTAGAAATTCAGATGTATTGGATACTGCTGTTACCAACAGTACTTTCAATAATTGTGCTCCTGGACGTGACTTTTTAAGGTTGGATGCTGCTGGTGATTCTAACGGCACCACTAACATCAACGTGCTTTTAGAAAACTGTACGTTATATGGCGTTTCTGACACGTCAGACAGAATTCTATACGTGCGCTTTGAAACAAACACCATAACCGTGAGAAACAATCTGTTTGCTCAAACATCGGCATACTACTCTAACCAAAGTAGAACAGACCCGAACACTCTATTTGACAACAACAATTATTTCAATGCAGAAGGTTTCTATGATGCCGGTAATACTGTTTTTGATGCTACTTCAACCTACTTTACTCTAGATCCAGAATTTGAGAATGTGGAAGAAGGAAACTTCAGCGTGTCTAACCAGACCTTAATTGACAATAATATAGGTGACCCTAGATGGTTGCGATAA
- a CDS encoding RagB/SusD family nutrient uptake outer membrane protein, translated as MKYIKLAIVIFTISLLSSCEDVEGEFLEAPAQSTLNESVIFSTFDLAKGAVDGILEPMGQTNSYRGRFLPYYGFNTDAEWNYNSDEANNPTGELMIYDAEPTNSQMNTENNAWAQMYLGIERANICIKGLRSFGNTDVNEDLGQLLGEALTYRAVYYADLMKAWGDVPARFEPITPETLYLPKTNRDEIYKRLLDDLAEASELVAWPNENSLTTSVERVNKAFVKSLRARLAMVASGFQQYPDGVRRSNDPELSVTNMYTLALREADTVITSGRVQLSSSFETLWRNYNEEVLSAGRESLWEIPFAAGRGRMLFSFAIRHRGVDQHTGQARGGIAGPLPNLFYDYDEDDLRRDITCIPYQWGIPIDGFAKQELVGLNTWYFGKYRYEWMNRYVTSTNDDGVNKIYMRYAEVLLIAAEAANELQGPGAAAPYLKEVRRRAFPSALQAQKVDGYVDNLNSQQAMFDAIVQENKFEFTGEAERKQNLIRWNLLGENLREAKVKLGNLQTRSGEYADVPTTVYFRYAEDNETLEIYGLNRGETQQPGPEFSAFDWTTLTDVEVNSLFKEGVDPDDRQFWPIWQTFIDGSNGQLTNDYGY; from the coding sequence ATGAAATATATAAAACTTGCTATAGTAATATTTACCATCAGTCTTTTAAGTTCTTGCGAGGATGTTGAAGGAGAGTTTTTGGAAGCTCCAGCGCAATCGACCTTGAATGAATCCGTAATATTTTCCACGTTCGATTTGGCAAAGGGTGCTGTTGATGGAATATTGGAGCCTATGGGGCAGACCAACTCGTATAGAGGTAGGTTTCTACCATACTATGGATTTAATACCGATGCGGAATGGAATTATAATTCTGACGAAGCAAATAACCCAACGGGCGAATTGATGATCTATGATGCAGAACCTACCAATTCGCAGATGAATACCGAAAACAATGCGTGGGCTCAAATGTATTTGGGTATCGAGCGTGCTAATATTTGTATCAAAGGGCTTCGCAGCTTTGGGAATACTGATGTAAATGAGGATTTAGGTCAGCTTTTAGGTGAAGCCTTAACCTACAGAGCTGTTTATTATGCGGACCTAATGAAAGCTTGGGGTGATGTCCCTGCCAGATTTGAACCTATTACCCCAGAAACTCTATATCTTCCTAAAACTAATAGAGATGAGATCTACAAACGACTATTAGATGATCTCGCTGAGGCTTCGGAACTGGTAGCTTGGCCTAATGAAAATTCACTTACAACTTCCGTTGAAAGAGTGAACAAAGCTTTTGTAAAGTCTCTAAGAGCGCGCCTAGCGATGGTCGCTAGTGGATTTCAACAGTATCCTGATGGAGTAAGGAGATCCAACGATCCAGAGCTTTCGGTGACTAACATGTATACTTTAGCATTGAGAGAGGCAGACACAGTAATTACTAGTGGGCGAGTTCAGCTATCATCGTCTTTTGAAACACTTTGGAGAAATTATAATGAAGAAGTCTTGAGTGCAGGCAGAGAGTCACTCTGGGAAATACCTTTTGCGGCAGGTAGAGGCCGAATGCTTTTTTCTTTTGCGATTAGACATCGTGGAGTAGACCAACATACTGGTCAGGCACGTGGTGGTATCGCTGGCCCATTACCTAACCTATTCTACGATTACGATGAAGATGATTTACGTAGAGATATTACGTGTATTCCATACCAATGGGGTATACCAATAGATGGTTTTGCAAAACAAGAGCTTGTAGGACTCAACACGTGGTATTTTGGAAAGTATCGTTATGAATGGATGAATAGATATGTTACATCAACTAATGATGATGGAGTTAATAAGATTTACATGCGTTATGCAGAAGTCTTACTTATAGCTGCAGAGGCTGCCAATGAATTGCAAGGCCCAGGTGCAGCTGCTCCATACTTGAAAGAAGTTCGTAGAAGAGCATTCCCATCTGCTTTACAAGCGCAGAAAGTGGACGGCTATGTGGATAATTTAAATTCACAACAGGCAATGTTTGACGCTATCGTCCAAGAAAATAAATTTGAATTCACTGGTGAGGCAGAAAGAAAACAAAACCTCATTCGGTGGAATTTACTAGGTGAAAATTTAAGAGAAGCAAAAGTAAAATTAGGAAACCTTCAAACGCGATCAGGAGAATATGCAGATGTCCCGACCACGGTTTACTTTAGATATGCTGAGGATAATGAAACATTGGAAATATATGGACTAAACAGAGGTGAGACCCAACAACCAGGTCCAGAATTTTCAGCTTTTGATTGGACGACATTGACAGATGTAGAAGTAAACAGCTTGTTTAAGGAAGGTGTTGATCCAGATGACCGACAGTTCTGGCCTATCTGGCAAACTTTCATTGACGGTAGCAACGGTCAATTAACCAACGATTACGGATACTAA
- a CDS encoding SusC/RagA family TonB-linked outer membrane protein produces MLFGSKEKRHSRFTQGLARTFLFATLFLSASSVVQGQNLITGTVKAADTGEPLLNVTVSVKGNPQLGTVTDFDGNFTLSTPTENPILVFSYVGYLSKEVSIANESSITVSLDPSTESLDEIVIIGYGSVKKSDLTGSVVSVGGEALTKQPISNVAEALTGRLAGVQISSSEGSPDAEINIRVRGAGSLTQDSSPLVIVDGFPINSLNDISPTDIDTISVLKDASATAIYGSRGANGVVLVTTKKGKAGKISVNANAYFGYSKIANTIDVLQPDDFVLWQREYALLRDLPESYERFFGEWQDYDQYIGLKGNDWQKQVYGEQGTLNSRDFAIRGGSDAINFNFNYAHFDQKAIQIGSDFKRDNLSLALRSEASEKIDLSFTIRYSDTEINGGGANEQNEFSSADARLRNSVGYSPIPLPGITTTNTDEALAGYLVNPLVSVADNQRQQLRRNYNLLGGLGWEIIDNLKLQSDFGIDFRNDQDFRFYGRSTYYSNNVPSVENLGLPSLIFSDRKRESFRNANTLNYDFEKFLNNDHRLQLLVGEEIIINKDTRTTTEINGYPADFDFNNAVSLTTQGSPNLVDNFISADDKLLSFFGRANYSFLNRYLLTATFRADGSSKFAKGNRWGYFPSAAVAWKLDQENFLNEVDWVDNLKLRVSYGAVGNNNIPPNQAVQTFESNDTNYLNNITDYWSTSRTLFNPDLKWETTVTQNAGLDFTLFNGRFSGTAEVYKNLTKDLLVNFPIPGTGYISQFRNLGEVQNSGIELTLNYTLFNEQDYGADLSFNIGFNNNRINSLGGDLINFGANTNWASSQIGNDYLVQVGQPIGIMYGYQSDGRYEIDDFTYDPTAAEPYTLIDGVPSNEGIVGTPRPGNMKLKDINGDGVVDVDDRTIIGDANPDAVGGFTLNANAYGFDLTAAFNFSIGNDVYNANKIEFTTSNLNSQYRNLSTMQADGVRWTNLNPETGLLVQDPQELAALNANTTMWSPFSNNFVFSDWAVEDGSFLRLNTLSLGYTLPETIISNYGLTKVRFYATASNVFILTNYSGLDPEVSTRRRTPLTPGVDFSPYPRSRQIVFGLNLNF; encoded by the coding sequence TTGTTATTCGGATCAAAGGAGAAAAGACACTCTCGTTTTACTCAAGGATTAGCAAGAACATTCCTTTTTGCAACCTTATTTTTATCTGCAAGTTCAGTGGTTCAAGGTCAAAACCTTATCACTGGAACGGTAAAAGCGGCAGATACAGGTGAACCCTTATTGAACGTGACCGTTTCTGTCAAAGGCAACCCTCAATTAGGGACTGTGACAGATTTTGATGGTAACTTTACCTTAAGTACGCCAACTGAGAATCCGATTCTGGTGTTCTCTTACGTAGGGTATTTGAGTAAAGAAGTTTCTATAGCTAATGAAAGCTCCATCACTGTCTCTCTTGATCCTAGCACTGAATCATTAGATGAGATTGTGATCATAGGATATGGCAGTGTTAAAAAATCAGATTTGACAGGTTCTGTGGTATCTGTAGGTGGTGAAGCACTGACTAAACAACCTATTTCTAATGTAGCTGAAGCCTTAACGGGACGATTGGCTGGTGTACAGATTTCATCATCAGAAGGTTCTCCAGATGCAGAAATCAACATTAGAGTACGTGGCGCAGGCTCTCTAACACAAGATAGTTCACCTTTAGTTATTGTTGATGGTTTCCCTATCAACAGTTTAAATGACATTTCTCCAACAGATATCGATACAATTAGCGTTCTTAAAGACGCATCTGCAACAGCAATTTATGGTTCTCGAGGAGCAAATGGAGTTGTTCTCGTGACTACCAAAAAAGGAAAAGCAGGAAAAATTAGTGTGAATGCTAATGCCTATTTTGGTTATAGTAAAATTGCTAATACTATTGATGTCCTTCAGCCTGATGACTTCGTTTTATGGCAACGTGAATATGCCTTGTTGAGGGACCTTCCAGAATCTTATGAAAGATTCTTTGGTGAGTGGCAAGATTATGATCAATATATTGGTCTTAAAGGCAATGACTGGCAAAAGCAAGTGTATGGCGAACAAGGTACACTTAATAGCAGAGACTTTGCCATAAGAGGCGGATCAGATGCTATTAACTTTAATTTCAACTATGCGCATTTTGATCAAAAAGCCATACAAATAGGATCTGATTTTAAGCGTGACAACTTATCGCTAGCCTTGAGAAGTGAAGCCAGTGAAAAAATTGATCTATCATTTACCATAAGGTATTCAGATACAGAGATCAATGGTGGTGGTGCAAATGAGCAGAATGAATTCTCATCTGCTGATGCTCGATTGAGAAACAGTGTTGGATACTCTCCTATTCCTCTTCCAGGAATTACGACAACTAATACTGATGAGGCGTTAGCTGGTTACCTAGTCAACCCATTAGTATCAGTTGCTGATAATCAAAGACAACAATTGAGAAGGAATTACAATCTGCTAGGAGGTTTAGGTTGGGAAATTATAGATAATCTTAAGCTTCAGTCTGACTTTGGTATAGATTTTAGAAATGATCAGGATTTCCGTTTCTACGGTCGTTCTACCTACTATTCCAATAACGTTCCTTCGGTAGAGAATCTTGGACTTCCATCCTTGATCTTTTCTGATCGCAAACGAGAATCGTTCAGAAATGCGAATACCTTAAACTATGATTTCGAAAAGTTTTTGAATAATGATCATCGTTTACAGCTATTGGTTGGGGAAGAAATCATCATCAATAAAGACACGCGTACTACAACAGAAATAAATGGCTACCCAGCTGATTTTGATTTTAATAATGCTGTGAGTTTAACCACTCAAGGGTCACCAAATCTAGTAGATAACTTCATTAGTGCAGATGATAAGCTACTATCCTTCTTTGGTCGCGCCAACTATAGTTTTCTAAATCGTTATTTGCTAACCGCTACTTTTAGAGCAGACGGTTCTAGCAAATTTGCTAAGGGTAATCGATGGGGTTACTTTCCATCAGCAGCCGTAGCTTGGAAGTTAGACCAAGAGAATTTTTTAAACGAGGTAGATTGGGTTGACAACTTGAAACTAAGAGTTAGTTATGGTGCTGTAGGTAACAACAACATTCCTCCTAATCAAGCAGTTCAAACCTTTGAATCTAACGACACAAACTACTTAAATAACATTACAGATTACTGGTCTACATCTCGAACATTGTTTAATCCAGATTTAAAATGGGAAACAACGGTAACACAAAATGCTGGTTTAGACTTCACACTGTTCAATGGTCGCTTTTCAGGAACCGCAGAGGTTTACAAAAATCTAACAAAAGATCTATTAGTTAATTTCCCAATACCTGGAACCGGATATATCAGTCAATTCAGGAATTTGGGAGAAGTTCAGAATTCTGGTATAGAGTTGACATTGAACTATACACTATTCAATGAGCAAGATTATGGAGCAGACCTTTCGTTTAACATAGGATTTAATAACAACAGGATCAATTCATTAGGAGGTGATCTAATAAACTTTGGAGCAAACACCAATTGGGCATCCTCTCAAATTGGGAACGATTACCTAGTTCAGGTAGGCCAACCCATAGGAATTATGTATGGTTATCAAAGTGACGGAAGATACGAGATTGACGATTTCACTTATGACCCAACTGCTGCCGAACCTTACACCTTGATTGATGGTGTTCCAAGCAATGAAGGTATTGTAGGAACTCCAAGACCAGGAAACATGAAGTTGAAAGATATCAACGGTGACGGAGTGGTAGATGTTGACGATCGAACGATCATAGGTGATGCAAATCCAGACGCCGTAGGTGGTTTTACTTTAAATGCCAATGCTTATGGTTTTGATTTAACCGCTGCTTTTAACTTCAGCATTGGGAATGATGTCTACAATGCCAATAAAATTGAATTCACAACATCAAACTTAAATAGTCAATATAGAAATTTAAGCACGATGCAAGCAGACGGTGTGAGATGGACTAATTTAAATCCTGAAACGGGTTTACTCGTACAAGATCCTCAGGAACTTGCAGCTTTAAATGCAAACACAACCATGTGGTCACCGTTCTCGAATAACTTTGTATTCAGCGATTGGGCAGTTGAAGATGGATCATTCTTACGTTTGAACACCTTGAGTTTAGGTTATACATTACCAGAAACGATCATTTCAAACTACGGGCTTACCAAGGTTAGGTTTTATGCTACAGCCAGCAACGTATTTATACTTACTAATTATTCGGGTCTTGATCCAGAGGTTTCAACTCGAAGAAGAACGCCTCTTACTCCAGGTGTAGACTTTTCTCCCTACCCTAGAAGCAGACAAATCGTGTTCGGACTTAATCTTAATTTCTAA